The genomic segment GAGCCTGTAATGCTTCCACGGAAGTCAAGGGAAAGAAGAGTGAGCACAACCTTACTTACGGAGATGGTGATAAGAGCTATTAAAGTACAATAAGTTAAAGCCAGCCCATGGGCAATAAGccccttttcattttctcttctgaagaGTACTTACATCTGTCTGCCTAGTGCTGAGTCACACCAGGAGCGCCGGGCTGGAGGCGGCCCCAGTGAGCAGGTGCAGGGACGAGCAGGGTgacagggagggagggcccgtcACAGGCGGAGGCTGAGCAGCGGCGGATGCACACTCTAGCAGGAATGGGGGTGGCTGGCGTGTTGCGGGTATCACTGATGGCACCTGTGTGTGAAGCCTTCACAGCCAGAGAAGATGCTCTCCCAGGAGCGGCCAGTGGGGCTCCCGGGGCTCATGCCCTGAAGATATCCCAAGAGCACCCCCTGAGGCTGGGAGGATGCAGACAGTAGGCACCTGGGGGCCTCATTATGTGAGGGGCTCATTTATCCAGTCCCAGGAGTAGCAGTTTGGGAACTTGGGGGCGAGTTTTTGCTTCAAGTAAAAAACAGCATCAGACAAAGCGGATTTATTTGGTTGAATTTTACTTGTTAGACTCAGTCAGCACATTgtggtttttcacagatgtgccTTGGAAATCCATGGTTGACAGACACAGGAAATTCAAGCTTGGAGCCCTATCAATCTGTGTGTCAGGAAGCTTAGGTCCCTGCTCAGTTTAAGAATCTGGCTTTCTCCTTTGGAATAAAAGTAGACCACCATGGCTGTGGCTCTGAGGAGGGTCGTCCATGCTGCCTTTCTGCTCCCCGGTATTTGGAAGTGGAAGTCAGTCTCTTTGGATCCGAGGACCCTCTCTTGGGGTCAGGAAACAGCTGAGCACTGAATACTCTTTCTCTTTACCCAGAATGAATCCCTTTCTCCATTTGGCAAACTTCTAGTCTGTTGAGACCCAATGCCAAATTTACTTTCCCCGAAGACTTCCTGTGAGCTAACTTATCCCTTGCTTATTAGCACGTTCTTCCTTTAACGTGTGTCCTTATCTGTGTCCGTTCATTCTTCAAGTGCCAAGCAtggcccagccccaggctggtTGCTGGGAAGTGGGGAATGGAGGCCATGCTGCTTCAGCCTTTGAGAAGCTCCCGTAGTTTAGGGGACAGACGATGATAGTAAACTGCAGTGAATACCACATGTAAGTGGGACAGGGAGGTGGTGGTCCTAGATTAGACTACGGTTGATCACAGAGAAGATTCTGTAGCTAAAGACCAGGCTACAGAAGGTCTTAGAGTATTTAGATTTTACCACTTTTAAGGGCCTCTCAAGTGATTTAACTGATCCCTCCTGCTCAGGGGTTTCAAAGCCCCTTAGTAACTGGCCCTTCAGGACTGCTAGCTTTTACCACCAGCtgttctgccccttcctcctcctgtccGCTGACTTTGCTTCCCTGTGGGATCGATGGGACAGCTGTGGGAGGGGGGTTTGGGGCTGATGAGAAGAGTCCAGCAGATGAGCGAGGGTGCCGATGGCACAGTCAGACCAGAGATCAATTGTGATTGATCTAGAAGGGTGGCAGTGGTCCAGGGAGGATGGACAGACACGAGAGACATTTGAGGTGAATCGGTAGGCCTTATAACTGAGTGTGTGGAtcaagggagaggagaggaccaATCATTTCATAAGCTGCAGTCCTCAGGTTCATTCGTGCCAACTCCCTGACATGCAAATAAGCATCGCTTCCTACTGGAACAAGATAAGTTGACCAAAGTGACCATTGTGAATTGTCAGCCACTGGGTGTGATTGGTGGCTATGGGATCCcaacagggagggaggaaagttGAACAAAACAGCTCAATGCTTCATGATGCCTTTGCTTTGGGACAGATTAGGAAGAGTTTGGAAATGGGGCACTTGGGTACATGGTATAAAAATGTGGTGCCTGGTGAAAACAAGAGGTTGAGCTTCAGAATCAACTAATACTTATTGAACATTTTAACACATGTTTGCCTCTGTCCTTCAAATGACCTCTGAAGTCTGCagtattcccatttcacagatgatagGTTATGAGGAATACACTCTACCATCGACAGTAAACTCATTGGACTTTGGCACGAGACAGAAATGAGCATGTGGGGTAGCTACAGAGACAAAGCTGGGGGACAGTCAGGAACACTTGCTGTAAACTCCCTCACCTCTGCAGACCACATTATTTGGGGGCCAGATTCTGGTAGCTCTTACCATGGCTCCTTAATGCCATTCACATTAATTTAGGATTAATTTGGTCTAGACCTACTAATGATGCATTAGAATTGTCACGGGGGTTTCAGAACCCTCAGGAGGGCTCACCACAGATTTAGCTGAGGTCAACATTGTTCGTGAATGTCATACCTGGGCTGCTTAACAAAATAACCATAGACTGAGTGGTTAACCACCAGACAGTTATGTCTTAAAGTTTTAGAGCCTGAGAAtcccagatcaaggtgccagAAGGTTCAGTTCCTGGTGAGGGCTTGCTTTCTGGATTGCAGATagtggtctctctctgtcttcatatGGTGGAGAGAGTGAGAACTCTGGTGTCTCTTGTTAAGGGGCCCCAGTCCCATCATGACCCGCCCCCCACCATGACCTTTTCTAAACTTAAttcccaaaggctccatctccagATACCATCTCACTGAGGATGGGACTTCAACATTATGAATTTAGCGGACCtgattcagtccatagcagtgaAGTTATGTCTCATCTCACACCCCAACCTTATCCTTCTCATCCAGAGCTGGGGTCTCTAGTTTTGTACATGCAAAAAcgcctttttaattttaaagtatttgtggATCTCCAgctttataatagtcaaaaaataTAGTTGTACTGTTTGTATCTATGGATAGttctctttttcagaatttttttctatgaatttagTAATTGGTGCTTTCAAATGGATTATGGTACAAAAGTAGTTGTACATGTTCTTGTTAGTGTGTATTCAGCCTCCATCCAAAGATTGCACCTCTGAATCCTGGGACTCTTGCAGTGACTCAAGGCGACCAGGAGAAAAGTGGGAATGACACCATGAGAAGTGGTTGACAGGCCAGCAAGTGGGcagagcataggggaagggagtcTGGGGTAGGAACtgagagggaagggaagtggTTTATTAACACATGGCAGGTATAGCCAGGAAGTGAATCTTGCAAGAACCTGGGAGAATAGGTTTTGTGTGCTGAACTATGGGATCAGAGACTACTGAGTAGgggaagatggggtggggggagggcccaTTGCAAAGTCCCTACCAGGAAGAGGGAGCTCATTCTCTGAGAACTCAGTTGTCAAAGCTGGCTGCATGTCCATATTAGGGTGACCTAGAGAGCagtgagtggtgggggtgggaagtaAAGGAGGTGCTAACAGCTCAGCTGCTTCCCATGAGGCAGGAAATGTTATGCCCGTAAGATTTTCATGTCCTCCCAATAACCTTGGAAGGTTGATCTTGCTGGCCCCAATGCACAGATAGGAAAGGAAGGCCAGCTAGGTTAAGTCACTTTCCTAGAACGCATGCTTATAGTGGTGGGCCTAGGACTGGGACATGTACCTCTCTGGCCCCAAAGCCTCCATCTATATAGTCTATAGAGGCTCCATCTGTAATATTACTGCATAAGTATCTCCTACcttgggtcatgagggtggagaaGTGGACGGGTACTGGGTTAGTAATCTGATGGGCATGAGCCCTATCACCCCATCACCCTCCAGTGATCTTTGGCCCACTTTATACTCTTTGCATCTTTAGGGCTGTGCTGAGTGGGGAAAGGATGCACCAAGGTTTTCAAGGGAGAAGCATATTACATTATGTAATTTCTGAACTTTCAGACTTATTTCCAAGACCCAAGGATGTTCTAGCAGGATTTGAGCTATGTGTAAATCCACAATGTATGGAGCTCCTTctacaattattttaaaggagAAGAGCTGGTTAAAATAATCATCATGAGCCCATAATGCAGCTACAGACTCTGGGGCTGGATTGCCTATTTTTGGGTCCTGATTAGGTTCCACATACTAGATCTGTGACCTTGAggaatttactttcttttcaggctttaggtttctcatctgtaaaataagtttaataaaatatgtaccTCCTAGATTAATAGGATTAAATAATAAAGTGCTTAAATTAATGCTGGCTGTGTAGGATGCAGCCAATAAATGTACCAAAAGGGCTGTCGCAAGTGGGGACAAACAACCCGAAAGTCATCtagtaataaaaggaaaagagggaggagagagctgTCTGCTGATGCcagttgtattttcattgctCATAGCTgtcatctttctctccttttcttcctttttgtcatAACTACTGAGCAGctgctctgtgccaagcactgttctggtGCATCAGAAGCAGAGACACCGCCCAAGCAGTGGACCCGGAGTGATTGCCCGATAGATAGGGGCACCCCTGACATAGGTCAGGTGACCTGAAGCAgaacctgcccctgcccccgtgCGGGAGACGGAGGGTGTACACTCAGAAAATGGAGTGAGGGAAGCAGGTGGGACGGGGTAGAGCTCAGCCAGGATGTCGTCTCAGTCACAGTCTCCCTGCAGCCTGATCTGATGGAACACTCTAGAGTTAGTCCCACCTTGAGGCGTGGTGGGTGGCTTTTTGTACCtcctgggtgggagtggggtaTGGTTCCCCCCTGAGAAAGCCTCCTTTCAGCCTGTGGTGATTGTCCAGAACGGGGCTGGGGGGGCGGCTAGGAGCGGTGGGCACTCCTGCATCTGTgtcggcgggggtgggggtgccagcCCACGGAGGAGACCCGGGTAGAGCAGCCAGAGTTCCTTAAATCACCCAGATGTCCAGAGACGAGGGGGGATGGGATGTGAAAAATGGGGGCTCTTCTGCAACCCTCAATATCCAGGAAGCGACTTTTACGGTTTTTGCTTTATGCTTCTCAACCAATTTTTCAGCTGGCAATCAGCCTGTGTCTGCCCTCGCTGTCTAGGTCCACACAGGTAGGAGTAGGCTCACGGTAAATGaatggagtgatttttttttttttttttttactgtcataTGAAATATAGCCTAGAAAGTGTTATGTGTAAATAATGGAGAACACTTGTTATTTCAGTGCTCCTGGTTTTCATGCTGAGGCCAGGTTCCGAGTCCATAAATTCCTGTGATAGatactatatatttttcccaTCCTCACTACTAGCTCACTGTCCCTTATGCCAAGGGTAAAAGGAACAAGGTCTAACCTGATAGTACAGCTCCTGAATAGTCTTTCTCTTACTTGGTTTTCACCAAGCCTGGTAAGCCCATCTATTGGTCTTAGGACATCCCTCCATctcttattcttttccttccttgttttacTCTATCCCCCTCCTCTCCAGTTGTTGCCTAGACCAGGGACCTGGTGCCTCTTAGCTGACAGGCTCCCTCACTGCACCCCTTCAGCAAACTGTTGGTTTTATGGAGACTGCCAGCACCTAAGAGAGAGGCTTTTTGCCTAAAGCTCTGAGCAAGGCATCTTTGACCTCTTTGTTCCTCAGGCTGTATACAACAGGGTTCAGTAGGGGGGTGACGACCATGTAGGTCACGGAGATGAGTCTGTCCTGCAGGGAATTTTGGGGTTTGGGTTTGAGGTAGATGAAGGAGGTACAGCCATAGTGGACGATGACCACAATGAGGTGGGAGGCGCAGGTAGCAAAAGCCTTTTTCCGGCCCTCAGCAGATGCCATCTTGAGGATGGTGGAGACAATCGGGACATAGGAGATGAAAATCAGCACCATGGGCAGAACAAGGACGTACAGACTGATGAGCAAAGTAATAAATTCTTTGATGGTGGTATCAGCACAGGCCAGCTTCCTGGGCCCAGCACGCTTCCGCTGCTACTCTGCTAGCACAGGCCAGCTTCATTAGGGGTTGGATGTCACAGAAGAAGTGGGAGATGACATTGGCTTCATAGAAGGGCAGGCTGAACACAGAAGACACCTGAATGATGGCTGTGCTCAGGCCAGTGCTCCAGGATCCACCTGCCAACTGTATACAGGTCTTTTTGCCCATGATGACCGAGTACTGTAGGGGGTTGCCGATGGCCACATAGCGGTCGTACCCCATGGCCGTGAGCAGGAAGCAGTTGTTGATGCCGAAGGTGTGATAGAAGAAGAGCTGAGTGGCACAGTCTGGAACGGAGATGGCTTGTTGGGGGCTCAGGAGACTGGACAACATCTGGGGGATGATGGCCACAGTGTAACAGGTCTCAGAAATGGACAGGACActcaggaagaagtacatgggtgTGTGAAGCTGACGGTTGAGGCGGATAACCATCAAGATGATGGCATTGCTCGCGAGGGTCAACAGGTACAAGACCAGAAAGACGACAAAGAGGATGAGTCTGTGCTGCCACCCAAAAATGGAAAAGCCTTCAAAGGTGAACTGTCACAGCAGTGAAGTTGGGTCTTGGCGTCAAGGAGAATCTGGGTCTGAAAGAGATGAAGTGGGAAGGTTGAACATCTAGGCTGGAAACAGGAGGCTGGTCCAGGGTCCTCATCGGCCATGTGCAAACACTCAAATTTGGTGTTGCTCCAGGTTTCCGAAGCTCTCTGTCTTCAGACACTGGCCGGGTTCTCCAGGACTTCCCAAGGTTCTGAGGGACCTGGCACTGGGGGCCGATGCAGGGGGTTGGGAAAGAGAGTAAATATGTGCAGGGAATGGTAGAAGCACTTCACGTGCTTGGCGGGAGTAGATGCAGAGCAGAGAAGGCTCTAGTGCACGGTGTTGGATGTCCACCCCAGCTCACCTGCTTTAGTCCAGCTGCACCTGCCAGAGCCAGTTGTGAAGGGACACGCGTAAGACAAGAATTCAAGCCAGGGACAGATTGCAGTTGGAGGCACGCTTCTGGGAGGGAGGAGGTCAGCTCCAGCTCTGCTCACAGCACAGAGCATTGCCTTCCTCATGGTTCAAGTTCAAAATCCAATGTCTAGAAGAGGCAGTGAGGAGACACTGCTTTTCCCCTTGTTGAGAGTCTTGTGTGTGGACCTGGGACAGTCTGTGATCCAGAGCCTGCTCCTTGCTTCCTTCCTATGTTCCCCAAATACCACTGGTTTCAATATCCTCGTCCCCTTCTGTGTGGAGGGTCATTTCTGCTTGTTTTCTAGTCTCTAAATGCAGTAAAGCATCTGAAACATCCTAAAGGTTTGAAGTACCAGTAACTATAAGAAAACATtgataaagagaacaaaatatttaagtttatagAAGTCTCTGGCTTTAACCCCAGCGTAAGTGGAGGGATGCTTTTCTTTGCTCACTTCATTTGTCTGCATTTggtcatctataaaatagaataatatattcTCACAGTGTTACTATGGAGATCATATGAATTACTATGTGTAGAAAGCCAGGCATAGTTCTTGATACATAAGAGaccaacagtacattaaatttCTGCTCCTTCACCcaacctccccttccccactccctacTGGGTTCTCGTATGTcagactccccctcccccaacacatgcactctttctcatgttcatggatggTTCTTGTCATTGAGTCCTCTAATCATTAACTTAGAAACCCAGTCCCCACTTCCCACCTCCTGTCCAGTTCTAGATTCTGAAGTTTGGATGGAGCTAGGGCTGGTCTGGAGTCCAGACACCCCCACGAACAAACCCCAGCTCCACCTACTTCACGTGTGACCTTAGAAACATTTGTCCCTTCAGGCTGGAGTGTCTGCCCCTGTAAGGTGAAGGCAGGACCGATCTCCACGACAGAGGGCTGATGGAAGAATTACATGACAAGATGGCTGGAAGGCATTTGGCAGAGGGTCCAGTATACAGAAGGCCACCAATAAATGGTCACTATTGGTAAAGATGAGCACAGATGTCAAGATATGAATGTTGTAGGTCATTGTTCTTATCCTCACTTCTCCTCTCCCAAGCCTGGCTCAAGGTTAGAAGGTGGCTGGTCTTCAGCTAGAATGTACACAGCAGCTTGCAGGTTCAGGGTTGCTCTTCTAGATTTTggaggcagcaggaggaggagggggctgagcaGGAAACATGCCAGCGGGGGAGCCGGGTCCCCAGGACGGGGGAGGGTGTGGGCTGGGCTGATGAGCCATCCCCAGTGCAGTGATTCTGCTGGCATACCCACGTCCCGGACCCCCTGCGTGGGCCCCTGCACTCATGAAGCCCTGATGTGTGAGCCTGGCCCCAGGCTGATATCTGGGGCAGGAAATGGTGGGGACTTCTATATTCAGGAAATAGGTTTTTTCTGGCGTAAAGGGGACGATCAGGTTGACTCCATCAGAGTCTGAGGTTTCGTGGCTCGCCGCCAGGCCCGTACACCAGGAGCGTGATAGAGGGTGAGCGCCGGACGGCACGTTCCCAGTTCCCCTGGCTCACCCTGTGTGATGCCCTGAACGCTCTATTTTGGGCTCAATGGACCAATTAAGCCCTCTGAAAGTTCTGCCTGAGATTTTCTTAGGCTAATGTTTGGATAACcctttgagtgattttttttttttgtatttataatgcTTTTTATTCCCGAAGTTTGATAGCACGGCTGTACATTCATGTTTCCACTTGACAGAATTCCCAGGACAAAAGAGAGAAACGGTGGCATCCGTGGCAACGGAGCAGCGACGGTGAGGCCCCCACCCAGTGAGACAAGAATCCCTGCTTTACGGAGTCATGGGGGGCGACTTAGCTCTCGCCATGCCGGCTTCAGAGAGTCAGGCTTGAGAGCCAGACCCATGACAGCTAGTGCTCCCGCTCGGCTGGGGCAGACGCAGATCCACAGAACCTTCTGAAGGGAGGCCCAGGAGGCGGTCTGAGAACCCACCAGGCCCTGTCGGTTAATTCCCCTCCTGATTGGCCCTATGTAGGAGAAGCAGAAAGCAGCACCAGGCTCTCCAGTGCCTTCCATAGCCCTGCCCCTTAAGTTTGTTGGATTGTAGGCTGTGAGGGAGGACGGTGTTCCTGGACTCTGGGGTCTCTCTCCCCAAAGCCACAGTGACTATCCCCAAGACAGCCGTAGCAGCAAGATCCGAATCTCCTGATGTCTGGGGATCTCATTAGACAGGGGGCTCATCGGCCCAATCCCACAGAGCGTGTGTGTGCAGGCAGCCTGGGGTTTCCCACAGGAGCGAAGCCTTTGCGTCAGGGCGCAGTCCTGCTCTGCTCAGTAGATGGAGAGGAGCCCTTGGCTCAGGACCCAGCGGTGTTTAAGGGTGCGGCTTTATTAGGCAAGCCACTCACACTCGGGTCTCCGCGGCCCCTTCCAATTCGAACGTTCTGGAACTGTGACTCATTCACTCCTAGATGCTTTCAACAAGTACTCATGGAGCACAGCCCACGTGCCAGGTGCAGGGAACAGAGCAGAAACCGGGGCTGCGGCCTCTGTGCCGCGCGCAAGCAGCACTGCTTTGCACGCCCCCCTCCAGAGCATCACCACGTATGGCCAGGGAAAGCGGAGGACCTCGTCCTGAGGAAGGTGATGCAAAGGGAGGCCTGCCTGGAGTCATTCCTGCCTCTCCtacatctccccccccccccccccgacattTGTGCCGACAGCAGACCCAGCCTTATTTGCCTTTCCCGCTGTGAGCCCCAGACAGGCCTTCCCACAGGTTGAAGGCAGATCAGACCCCAGATCCACCAGCTTCCCTGGGACTTTGGCTCCTGGGTGTTTCCTAGTTCTGGTGCCTGCTCTGTGCCTTTCTCTTAGACACCTGTCAAAGTAGGAGAGGCTCCCTTTCTAAGAACCAGCAGACAAGGCATGAGTACTTGAAAGAAGGGCAGTTTATTAATCTCTCATGGCCCCAAAGCATTGACTCGGGAGAACCTGGAACCACTTGGCCTCATAAGCCATTAAGACCAGGGAGCCCCACAGTGGAGAGAGAGACGTATGTAGAGTATTTACCACTGCTGGGGGGCCCGGGGTGCAGCCTTGTTGGACCATGGAAACCATCTGCAGGGCACCTACAGGAAAgcttggggggtgggcagcaggttTTACCAAGACCTGAAGATAATCAGTTAATTGTCCATGTCCCTCCTTTGCAGGTTTTCCAGTAGTTCCATTCAAATATTTATGCAGCTCTTTGGAATTAGAAATACAAGGGATTTGAAAcccatgagaaagaaaaggaaaccctgaTATATTGAAATTATGAACTGGAAAACGagtacatttttagaaaatgtaggaTTCTTAGTGTATGTTTATCTGACATAAGATGAGTTTAGAtgtaaaaagactgaaaaatctgGAGTGGATGGCGTTTTTTTCtgagaagggagaaaatacaTTGATTACATCATCTGTCTATTTTGGCAGTTTTGTCTTTTCCGTTCTGACTTTTTATATCTCTTGTTGCACCCAGTGATGAGCTATCCTATAGTATCAAATGCTAGCCGTTTTAGgggcatttttccttttttcaaattttaactgAAATGCTTCTcatggggcaccagggtggctcatttggttaagcatcccactcttggttttggctcaggttgtgatctcagagtcctgagatcgagccccacatcaggctctgtgctctgctgggagtctgcttgagattctctctctgcct from the Halichoerus grypus chromosome 7, mHalGry1.hap1.1, whole genome shotgun sequence genome contains:
- the LOC118521340 gene encoding LOW QUALITY PROTEIN: olfactory receptor 10J4 (The sequence of the model RefSeq protein was modified relative to this genomic sequence to represent the inferred CDS: inserted 2 bases in 1 codon), which encodes MRTLDQPPVSSLDVQPSHFISFRPRFSLTPRPNFTAVTXFTFEGFSIFGWQHRLILFVVFLVLYLLTLASNAIILMVIRLNRQLHTPMYFFLSVLSISETCYTVAIIPQMLSSLLSPQQAISVPDCATQLFFYHTFGINNCFLLTAMGYDRYVAIGNPLQYSVIMGKKTCIQLAGGSWSTGLSTAIIQVSSVFSLPFYEANVISHFFCDIQPLMKLACASRLACADTTIKEFITLLISLYVLVLPMVLIFISYVPIVSTILKMASAEGRKKAFATCASHLIVVIVHYGCTSFIYLKPKPQNSLQDRLISVTYMVVTPLLNPVVYSLRNKEVKDALLRALGKKPLS